The Medicago truncatula cultivar Jemalong A17 chromosome 4, MtrunA17r5.0-ANR, whole genome shotgun sequence genome includes a region encoding these proteins:
- the LOC11440415 gene encoding CBL-interacting serine/threonine-protein kinase 6, with product MCEKENPNSHSALLDGKYELGRVLGHGTFAKVYHAKNLNTGKNVAMKVVGKEKVIKVGMIEQIKREISVMKMVKHPNIVQLHEVMASKSKIYIAMELVRGGELFNKIVKGRLKEDVARVYFQQLISAVDFCHSRGVYHRDLKPENLLLDEDGNLKVSDFGLCTFSEHLRQDGLLHTTCGTPAYVSPEVIAKKGYDGAKADIWSCGVILYVLLAGFLPFQDDNLVAMYKKIYRGDFKCPPWFSLEARRLITKLLDPNPNTRISISKIMDSSWFKKPVPKSIAMRKKEKEEEEDKVFEFMECEKSSTTMNAFHIISLSEGFDLSPLFEEKKREEREEMRFATGGTPSRVISKLEQVAKAVKFDVKSSDTKVRLQGQERGRKGKLAIAADIYAVTPSFLVVEVKKDKGDTLEYNQFCSKELRPALKDIFWTSADPPAA from the coding sequence ATGTGTGAAAAGGAAAACCCTAACTCTCACTCGGCTCTGCTCGATGGAAAATACGAGCTTGGTCGAGTACTCGGTCACGGAACATTTGCTAAGGTTTACCACGCCAAGAATTTGAATACTGGAAAAAACGTAGCCATGAAAGTAGTTGGTAAAGAAAAAGTGATTAAAGTTGGAATGATTGAACAGATCAAAAGAGAAATCTCTGTCATGAAGATGGTCAAACACCCTAACATAGTTCAACTTCACGAAGTCATGGCTTCCAAATCAAAGATCTATATCGCCATGGAACTCGTTCGCGGTGGAGAGCTTTTCAACAAAATCGTCAAAGGTCGACTCAAAGAAGACGTTGCTAGAGTCTATTTCCAGCAGTTGATCTCAGCCGTTGATTTCTGTCACAGTCGCGGTGTTTACCACCGTGATCTCAAGCCGGAGAATCTCCTCCTCGACGAAGACGGTAATCTCAAAGTCTCTGATTTTGGTCTCTGTACTTTCTCTGAACATTTGAGACAAGATGGATTGTTGCATACCACATGTGGTACTCCGGCGTATGTTTCGCCGGAGGTTATCGCGAAGAAGGGTTACGACGGTGCTAAGGCTGATATTTGGTCTTGTGGTGTTATTCTTTACGTTCTTCTGGCTGGATTTTTACCGTTTCAGGATGATAATTTGGTTGCTATGTATAAGAAGATTTACCGCGGTGATTTCAAATGTCCACCGTGGTTTTCTTTGGAAGCTAGGAGGTTAATTACAAAGCTTCTAGATCCGAATCCGAATACAAGAATATCCATATCGAAGATAATGGATTCTAGTTGGTTTAAGAAACCGGTTCCAAAGAGTATAGCGATGAGGAAGAAGgagaaagaagaggaagaagataaGGTGTTTGAATTTATGGAGTGTGAGAAATCATCGACGACAATGAATGCTTTTCATATAATTTCACTATCAGAAGGATTTGATTTGTCTCCGTTGtttgaagagaagaagagagaagagagggaGGAGATGAGATTTGCAACGGGTGGGACGCCGAGTAGAGTGATATCGAAACTGGAACAAGTGGCGAAGGCGGTGAAATTTGATGTGAAGAGTAGTGATACGAAGGTGAGACTTCAAGGGCAAGAAAGAGGGAGGAAAGGAAAGTTGGCTATTGCAGCGGATATTTACGCGGTGACACCGTCGTTTCTGGTGGTGGAGGTGAAGAAAGATAAGGGTGATACTTTGGAGTATAATCAGTTCTGTAGCAAAGAGCTTCGTCCTGctttgaaagatattttctGGACTTCTGCTGACCCTCCAGCTGCTTGA
- the LOC11439559 gene encoding agamous-like MADS-box protein AGL29 → MGRRKIEIEIVKDPNTRQVTFSKRRTGLFKKANELSILCGVEIAIVVFSPGNRPYSFGHPGINVVAAKYLQQEPELSDSLGNPSSDAPDIEKLNLKLVEASSDAPGIEKLNLELTEVLTQIQEGEKQNETHDEILKQDNVMKLSELKELRDSYKELHDLVKLRLSDIEISVCMMLLAQDPVVGIKEKSARKKRRKN, encoded by the coding sequence ATGGGTCGTCGCAAAATTGAGATTGAGATCGTGAAAGATCCTAACACGAGGCAGGTCACATTCTCAAAACGTCGAACAGGTTTATTCAAGAAAGCAAATGAGTTGTCCATTTTGTGCGGAGTAGAGATCGCTATTGTTGTGTTTTCTCCTGGGAATCGACCTTACTCTTTTGGTCACCCAGGAATTAATGTTGTTGCTGCCAAGTATCTCCAACAAGAGCCTGAACTAAGTGATTCCCTAGGGAACCCCTCCTCTGATGCACCTGATATAGAGAAACTGAATCTAAAACTTGTTGAGGCCTCCTCTGATGCACCCGGTATAGAAAAATTGAATCTAGAACTTACTGAGGTGTTGACACAAATTCAGGAAGGTGAAAAGCAGAACGAGACCCATGATGAGATTCTAAAGCAAGACAATGTGATGAAACTCTCTGAGCTTAAAGAATTGAGAGATTCGTATAAAGAGCTTCACGATTTGGTGAAATTACGTCTTAGTGATATCGAGATATCAGTATGCATGATGCTTTTAGCTCAGGATCCAGTGGTaggaataaaagaaaaatctgcaagaaagaaaagaagaaaaaattaa